One Nicotiana sylvestris chromosome 12, ASM39365v2, whole genome shotgun sequence genomic window carries:
- the LOC104246385 gene encoding uncharacterized protein has product MFDLARSTLPYIIFDPGGFNTSLCAEIQQLLFRLVKYFTAENYDITQQYMKMQPATNVLADILQEWKALNLRSGYKVKHQAVQGVGYTFSGGSENCVVAGHVITELNLVMLKILTAGVMGLSGERDSKIVYQYFMDNSRVDGFEHAKWCCLYYISSDFKITFAPSSILDGLLGYQLFDIISYIVAYHVNIAFDREENDSTVTTKNFIWDPFPVAQANTIDLSLQSRIYTKEEWIEWGIADTITILISYLRMFAYACITLTENSCLSSSYNPLLLNTWTDWEVIECSKLLISSTTKRQFLFNRVQAFVEVRYWNVCIGSLIYLIANCFQKMASKSRSL; this is encoded by the coding sequence ATGTTTGATCTAGCAAGGTCTACTTTGCCGTATATTATCTTTGATCCTGGTGGGTTTAATACTTCCCTTTGTGCGGAGATCCAGCAACTACTCTTTAGACTAGTGAAATACTTTACTGCAGAAAATTATGACATCACACAACAGTACATGAAGATGCAGCCCGCAACAAATGTACTTGCTGACATATTACAGGAGTGGAAAGCATTAAACTTGAGGAGTGGATACAAGGTAAAGCATCAAGCAGTGCAAGGAGTTGGTTATACATTTTCTGGTGGCAGTGAAAATTGTGTGGTTGCTGGGCATGTTATAACTGAACTCAACTTGGTAATGTTGAAAATCTTGACTGCAGGTGTGATGGGATTAAGTGGAGAGCGAGACTCTAAAATTGTTTATCAGTACTTCATGGATAATTCTCGTGTCGACGGGTTTGAGCATGCTAAATGGTGTTGCCTGTATTATATTTCAAGTGATTTCAAAATAACTTTTGCTCCTAGCAGCATTCTTGATGGATTACTCGGCTACCAATTATTCGACATTATTTCCTACATTGTGGCCTATCATGTGAATATTGCTTTTGATagagaagaaaatgactcaactgtGACCACGAAGAATTTCATTTGGGACCCATTTCCAGTAGCTCAAGCTAACACAATTGATCTTTCCCTTCAATCAAGAATTTATACTAAAGAAGAATGGATAGAATGGGGCATTGCTGATACTATTACCATTTTGATAAGCTATTTGAGGATGTTTGCTTATGCATGTATTACATTGACTGAGAATTCGTGCTTATCATCTTCTTATAATCCGTTACTGTTAAATACATGGACTGATTGGGAAGTTATTGAATGCTCGAAATTGTTAATTTCGAGTACCACAAAAAGGCAGTTTCTCTTTAACCGAGTTCAGGCTTTTGTGGAGGTTCGCTACTGGAATGTTTGCATTGGTTCGCTCATTTACCTTATTGCTAATTGCTTCCAAAAGATGGCAAGCAAGTCCAGGTCGCTGTGA